A single region of the Yersinia entomophaga genome encodes:
- a CDS encoding YfiR family protein, which yields MTTSTCAINGVSKNDQYVMPPWHFGRICQYLLIVFTFVFSTGARSAEEPANANVIQARTDAATKMVLGIISYARWPVTPQVIRLCVVAPTNYAEGLFNPALMATQHPIKVERFPFASPAISSQCDAIYLGSATAEQRLELINRTQGHPILTISEDYSECATGSAFCLLVEDNQASFKVNMDALARTGVRVHPSVLQLARKKADGL from the coding sequence ATGACCACCTCGACTTGCGCAATCAACGGCGTCAGTAAGAATGATCAATACGTTATGCCTCCCTGGCATTTTGGGCGTATTTGTCAGTATCTATTGATTGTATTTACGTTCGTATTTTCTACCGGCGCCAGATCGGCGGAAGAACCTGCCAATGCGAACGTGATACAGGCGCGGACAGATGCCGCAACCAAAATGGTTTTGGGGATTATCAGCTATGCCCGCTGGCCGGTGACTCCGCAGGTCATTAGGTTATGTGTTGTCGCCCCGACCAACTATGCAGAAGGCCTGTTTAACCCGGCGTTAATGGCAACGCAACATCCAATTAAAGTCGAGCGATTCCCGTTTGCCAGCCCGGCTATTTCAAGCCAATGCGATGCTATTTATTTGGGAAGTGCCACCGCAGAGCAGCGGTTGGAGTTAATTAATCGCACTCAAGGTCATCCGATACTGACAATCAGTGAGGATTATTCTGAATGCGCCACCGGCAGCGCCTTTTGTCTGTTAGTGGAAGATAACCAGGCATCTTTTAAGGTTAATATGGATGCGTTAGCACGTACAGGAGTTCGTGTTCATCCGAGCGTACTGCAACTCGCCCGTAAGAAGGCTGATGGTTTATGA